cccgttgtttTACAGGTGATCCAATTGTAGATGTACCAAATGACCATATAAGCAAATTCAGAACacgtttttctttatttactgcGGCTCCTGTTTTACAGTCCTTTCTCACTGAATGCACCTTTGCTGTGCTTGTCTCTGGCCAGGTTGCTTTGGCACGGCGTGCGCCCTCACTTACGGACTCATCGCCTTCAGGCGCGGCAAGACCCAGCAGTCCCAGATGATGATGCGAGCCCGTATTTTCGCTCAGGGATTCACGGTGTTCGCTCTCCTGTTTGGTGTTGCATCGACTGCCTTGAAGCCCAAACAGTGAATGAGGGGGACGGGGACCGAGTCACGGTGGAGGAGTGAAGATGGGTGCCCCCATCTGGCTGACGGTTTGTGTCAGGAAAGCACAGCCGTGGAGGGAAACAACACTgcggtttaattattattattattttttattaaagggtGTGTTTGATTTGTTAATGCCCAAGCTAGTTTTCTTAGAATGATTGCAACGCAGCAAAAAACATGGTTGTGTCTCGGAGATTGAAGCCACCTTTTAAAAGTAAACCATATCTCCATGGATTTCCGGTGCAGATTGCCAACAAGGTGTGTTCAGTagtcctttcagaaacacaagaTCAAGGGAACGTAAATATTAGATTCTTCATTTCCCTCAGATACTAACCCTGGTGTTACTTTGTGTATACGACAAGCTGTTTAATGCAACAGATACAGTAGTCGTCATATTTCGGCTTTAGTCTGCTGTCCATTTTAGAAGTGTTTAATTTGGCAGGTGTTATTTCACAGGTAGAATAAATCTGTTGTACTATTTAGATTTGTAaagtaaaaatctgtttttaaagcatttgaacAAATTGCATTAATGGCTTCACACTGTTTTGCTGATAATGTCAAAATAAGTATTATGCCAAAAAAAAGGAGGATTTATTCTGAGGTAACAGAACTTGTGTATAAACCAGCATACCTAGCAGCCACCATATTCCCCTTAAAATTGAAGTCATTCATAAATTGTATTGATGGTCACTTAGGTGTCAGTTTTACAGAACGCTTGCACCCAGGTCACCATTAAGTTTGCTGTGGCCTTTTTATTTTCGGCAGCGATGATTGTTATAGCACCTTATTGTAACACATGTGTGTTCAAagaattattaaaacataaaacgtGTGTGGACTTTCGTTTGGTTCTTACTCAGTATGCCGTTGTCATGCACCAATATGAAAAATCCCAGATAAGAGCTGCAGTCTGGGCTGATTGAATTATTTGATGTTTCAGTTTGAGGCAGTCCTAGACTGGGTGGGAAGGTAACTGGTCCCAGGTAAAGTTAAGGCTTTATGCTGTTATGATGGAAAGTTTCACAGAGTGGGAATAGAAACATTAACAAGATGAATGCACAACACTACCTGACACCCGTGTGCTTTATTTCTGAACCACTGGCATTTTTTTATGGATGTCAATTTGGGAGCTGAAATGGTAACTGGTGGAATGATCTCTGTCAGCCTGAACTAACTCCAAGTCTCATTCTCTAATCAAGCgtctgtttctaaaaaaaaaaaaaaaaaaaaaaaaaaaaaaaaagcactgaagtgattatgcaaaccacttttatttttattgcgaAGGCAAGAACACGTCATAAAAACGATACTTGATTTTAATCTACACCAAATATAGCCAAGCACAAATACACTGGTGTGCATTAACAGAATAACACAAGCCAAGATACAGAGAAACTGCTGTAAATTCCAGAACAGGAGATCTCAAAGGTAACTCTCAGGGACAGGACTGAGTAGTTCAAAAGTGTCTCCTGTAAATTCTTCTTGAAATAGCCCCTAATGCTCACTGTTCTGAAATGGTTCTTTGAACTGGGGGAGGAATACACTACACTCTTTTTAACTAACCCATTTACAAATAATTGACAAACTGAACACAAGCTACAAAAGTGTGTTAAAGCTACAAGGAAAGAAAGTTTCTCTTTGACTGGGGTCTTCATTTTCTGTTCTGTCCTTGTAAAGTTGAATTTGAATGTGCACATGAACAGGTCTTTCACAGTAAGTACACTCATAAGTAATTATCCTCGCTAGTTTTGAAATTGGTGTAAAACTGCAAATACAGGTTAATGAATTGTGAGGGAACCTTATTAAGAGTCACACACATCAGCCTGGGAGGTAGATAGGGTCTGGTGGCTGAGGAGGAACAGGGTTATTGCAAAGAAAAAATAGCACTGATCTAGAGCTGTTTCTGCATTACTGTTAACAAGACTGATAGTCCTGTAAAacatcctcttaaaaaaaaaacacaatttaccaGACAAGGAGACTGGAACTGGAATATTGGACCCTATTTTAGGTCACAATATGTTCACAAATATCATTACAGTAGTAAAGATTTAGGCAACAACccagttttacattttctttattcaaTTTCCGGGACTACACAATTACCggagtatatatataaaaaaacaaatgtgtaactCTCACAATCTGCTTTTCCGTTTACACAGGCATATGAAGGAAAGGGTGTGGCTGCTTCTGCCCAGAGATCTGTCTGATTTTGCAACACTTGTCAATGATAAGAACAGAAAAAGAAGCTGCTTTTGAGCTGGAGCCCAATTCCAGAAACTGCAATAGCATGTGGGTACAGACCATGGTGTAGTAGCGCCGGAATGTGCAACGGTGATCCACGCTCTTCATGCAAGCAAACAGACCCTGCAGAACCAACAGTGTCAATTCCACAAGAGACAAGCGGGTCCTGCTAATGAATTACAGCAGCCCGAACAAGGACTCGCTGTGTAACTAATTACAGCAGCCCCTGTGTGAAAGGGGTGTTGCATTAGTAAAGTAAGAACTATAAACAAGGAGTGCCTTTTGAGCCAACACAAGGTAAAGGAGATCTAGACATTGACACAATAGATCCTGTAGCAGATGgttgtatttttcacaagtttCTTTTATAAAGTGTGATCACACACAGGTTAAAGTCAATCAAGAAGAGAGATACTGGGTTTCGCTCGACCGACACAGTGCTTTAGCCTTATTATCCAGTGAAGGAAATGGCTTCAGAAACTctgattttaatatatttacaaatttCAAAGGCAAGTTAGTTAAATAGAAGGCAGACACACCTCACTGGGCCACACTGTAAACTGTTCTAAAGCATTGACCTatcccacaaaaaacaaagacattaaaaGATCTACAGCAGCTTATGGCACTAGTGAATGTACAGACAAGAACAGCAGCACActaaaggaagaaaaacaagaatcAGCAATTATAAAACGCAGTATCCCAGTAACTGCtacttgatttttctttttttttttttttttttaagggccaAGAATGTATTTCCCAATATTGAGAATCAAATGGATTCAGTACGTTGTTTTGAAACATGCCCAAATGTGATTTTGAGCTTTGAAACTGAATTCCTCATGCAATAGCTCCCTcttgtggatttaaaaaatctcaCAGCAGAAGgcataataaaaatacacagccaAAGAAGACGCTAGTGGCTGATCAATACCTTCCGTGTACTGAACTGCCTTCATATTCACGAAAGAGCAAACTGTAGTATGATGATATTACAGCAAGCATTGCTGGTATGACATTTTAAAGGGATACTGCATCCCATAATCACAGACTGTGAACAGTGATTTGGAAGAAACACTTGTAACATATAATCTCAACTATCCTCGGCCCAGGCAACAAAAAAGACAAGGCGGTTTAGCTAGTACTATTGAATGACACGAAGAATGAGATTGTGGGAGCGGGGGCTCCAGCCCTCCCCTACACCACCCTAGCGGACCAGGGGTGCCTGTTTGAGGGCGATGAGTACGGAACGCATGCGGGACACGTCCTTGGACTGCTTGTTGGTTTTGGGGTTGAAGTCGCAGAGCCTTGCCACCCTCTCCCACTCAGAACCGGGAGTGTCCTCGTCGCACTCCTTCAGGAAGGCTTCTTCAGATGCCCTGCGGGAACGAGAGGCAAGGAAACACACCGCTTAGAAGAGAACGCAAGGAGCTTCAACAATACACTGCACAGTAAAGacaacagattacaaaaaaacagcattctgaTGCTGTGTGGTTTTctgacattttaataaacaagttATTTGACTTTAGCTACATGGGAGGATGACGGAACAAAGGGAAATAGGCACCTACAGGAATCCTAACACAACATAGCATTCTATTATGGCAGATCTGAGTAACCAGAACAGATAAgagtgactgacacacacacatattaaacaaAAAGTAGCTAAAGAGAAGGATAACATTTAAGACACATGGTTTTTGCAGACAGTACCTGTATATGAAGTAAGGACTTTTCAAATCCTGAAATTTAAGTTTCACATTTAAGAATATGAGGCTGAAATATCGCTGGGGGATCATAACTGTGTTTCATCAGGGATAAGAAGTTTATTTGCATTGTCCCAGTACAACTGACTGTCTTCAACTGTAAGAATATACAGAATGTCTTTGGTCAGCTAGCCTAGTGCTTTTACATAACAGTACTAACCAACCACACCTTCCCATTCAGCAGAGCCTCCATGAAATCACACTAGATTTCTGTATATAAGCCCTCTGATGCATGCCCTGCTATCTCCCATACCTGTTTTACTGATtctcaagcgattaaaaaaataataatgcaagttAAAAATATGACCCACTGCATTTGAAGGGACCAGcttcaaaaataaaccaaaaaatgcAGGTAGCACTCGTGATTGCTCTGCTGCTCCGGAGGGTATACATAAAcacttaaatacataaataaaatagcaccACTATGCTAAAAGGTACACCAGTCCCTTTTCATACTGCAGGTCTCAATGAAGACAGGTGCAATACAGATTTCAGGAACAGGAACACATGAACAGCATACAAACAAATACCAAACTCTGAGCAGCCACATGAAGTTACATGGAAAAATGGGAGGTGTGTTAGACGAGGACAGATGaaaaatggttatatatatatatatatatatatatatatatatatatatatatatatatatatatatatatatatatatatatatataaactaaggCAAGTAGAAAATATGTGTTTCACTGTTTGTAAGGAGTATGGAAGGGGGTGTAATTCTGGAATAGTAGTATGGGAGAGGCTGTGAAGTTAACTAACACACCAGATTAACTCGAGTCATGAGTGGAGAGGATGAATTATTGCAGACTGCACTGCAAATCAAGAGCAGACAT
The Polyodon spathula isolate WHYD16114869_AA chromosome 22, ASM1765450v1, whole genome shotgun sequence genome window above contains:
- the higd2a gene encoding HIG1 domain family member 2A, mitochondrial, with translation MAAASAPAGPDPTQTAASDFSRPPVIEGFTPLPRSKEEGFNDKLIRKTKENPFVPIGCFGTACALTYGLIAFRRGKTQQSQMMMRARIFAQGFTVFALLFGVASTALKPKQ